The following are encoded in a window of Cucurbita pepo subsp. pepo cultivar mu-cu-16 chromosome LG12, ASM280686v2, whole genome shotgun sequence genomic DNA:
- the LOC111806928 gene encoding uncharacterized protein LOC111806928, with translation MAAKQAIKYFVVDAFTDSPFKGNPAAVCILEEEKEDEWMQALATEFNISITCYLIRINEKEQTNDSLKPSKFSLRWFSPVAEIEMCGHATLAAAHALFSYGLVNSDTIEFSTLSGNLTTKRIPEVKPLRVPDVHNSEAQENYLIEFEFPTIPLIEVDSADASIISKALNVDSMIDIKIVVSKNFDNFLVVLPSAKDVIDFEPNFDEIKKCPGSGIIITGAPSPSAESKFDFYTRMFCPKSGINEEAVCGRAHCALAVYWAKKLGKSDFVAYMASPRSGILNVHLDEQKENVVLQGKAITITEGVVLV, from the exons ATGGCTGCTAAACAAgcaatcaaatattttgtg GTTGATGCGTTCACTGATTCCCCTTTTAAGGGAAATCCAGCGGCTGTTTGTATATTagaggaggaaaaagaagatgaatggATGCAAGCTTTGGCTACTGAGTTTAATATCTCAATAACGTGTTATTTGATTCGCATAAACGAGAAAGAACAAACCAATGATTCGCTCAAGCCCTCCAAGTTTAGCCTCAGATGGTTCTCTCCGGTCGCTGag ATTGAGATGTGTGGTCATGCAACACTAGCGGCAGCACACGCACTCTTCTCATATGGTTTAGTAAATTCAGACACTATCGAGTTTTCAACGCTTTCAGGAAATCTAACCACTAAAAGGATTCCAGAGGTCAAACCACTTCGAGTTCCAGACGTTCATAACAGTGAAGCACAAGAAAATTACCTTATTGAATTCGAATTTCCAACTATTCCGTTGATTGAAGTCGATTCTGCTGATGCTTCTATAATCTCCAAAGCATTGAATGTTGATTCTATGATCGACATAAAGATAGTTGTCTCAAagaattttgataatttcttg GTTGTTCTTCCTTCAGCAAAAGACGTAATAGATtttgaaccaaattttgatGAGATAAAGAAGTGTCCCGGAAGTGGGATAATCATAACTGGAGCACCCTCTCCCTCGGCTGagtcaaaatttgatttttatacaCGTATGTTCTGCCCAAAATCTGGAATCAACGAG GAAGCTGTATGTGGTAGGGCTCATTGTGCTTTGGCAGTCTATTGGGCAAAAAAGTTGGGAAAGTCTGATTTTGTGGCTTATATg GCATCACCTAGAAGTGGAATACTGAACGTCCATCTAGACGAGCAGAAAGAGAACGTTGTGTTGCAAGGGAAAGCTATTACTATCACGGAAGGCGTTGTTTTAGTTTAA
- the LOC111806930 gene encoding uncharacterized protein LOC111806930 isoform X2: protein MCYLVIPVTTLLLYEVTNRKTRRWLNDRLLMELVPRLNAEEIRGLFAPPPWGDDVRPTTFSMTNAGDWDKFRSIDMDKEAKFIGVLENSSIKRKGHIDADKVAFLNAWRRIECQTREALRRSFLPELVEAFENSIRSFVLDGSKEDVLTLRVRDPFHRLLLHGVCEFYNLDSVTVPELKNGSSTKMTRVTRKKKALVEIPNITLTHFLKMSKEGTW, encoded by the exons ATGTGCTACCTAGTGATACCAGTGACAACTCTCTTATTATATGAG GTTACTAATAGGAAGACTCGTAGATGGTTAAATGATCGTCTTTTGATGGAGCTTGTTCCTCGTTTGAATGCTGAAGAAATTAGAGGCTTGTTTGCTCCACCACCTTGGG GTGACGATGTACGGCCCACAACATTCTCCATGACTAATGCAGGAGACTGGGACAAATTTAGGAGTATTGACATGGATAAAGAG GCTAAGTTCATTGGAGTCTTGGAGAACTCATCCATTAAGAGAAAGGGTCATATTGATGCAGACAAAGTGGCTTTCTTGAATGCCTGGCGCAGAATTGAGTGTCAAACGAGAGAGGCACTTCGCCGTAGCTTTCTTCCAGAGCTTGTCGAAGCTTTTGAG aaTAGCATAAGATCATTCGTTTTGGACGGTAGTAAAGAAGATGTCCTAACGTTGCGGGTTCGAGACCCATTCCACAGATTATTGCTACATGGAGTTTGTGAG TTCTACAATTTGGACTCTGTGACAGTTCCCGAGTTGAAGAACGGCAGCTCTACGAAGATGACTCGGGTaacaaggaagaagaaggccTTGGTCGAGATCCCAAATATTACTCTGacccattttctaaaaatgtCCAAAGAAGGAACATGGTAA
- the LOC111806929 gene encoding uncharacterized protein LOC111806929 → MPKNPVKYFVVDAFTDTPFKGNPAAVCLLEEEKDDKWLQDLAAEFNISETSYLVRINEEEETDGSLKPPKFGLRWFTPVTEVNLCGHATLAAAHTLFSTGLVNSDIIEFSTLSGKLTAKRVPEVKPNGVSNVHNGEAHESYFIELDFPAISSIEVDSADVSSVSKALNVASMIDIRMTVSKNLDNILVVLPSEKEVIDFEPNFDEIRKCPGTGVIITGAPLGDSKFDFYSRFFCPKYGINEDPVCGSAHCSLAVYWAKKLGKSDFVAYMASPRSGILNIHLDEQKKRVLLRGKAITTMEGVVLV, encoded by the exons ATGCCGAAGAATCCTGTCAAGTACTTCGTG GTCGATGCCTTCACTGACACTCCCTTCAAGGGAAATCCGGCGGCTGTTTGTCTattagaggaagaaaaagatgataaaTGGCTGCAGGATTTGGCCGCTGAGTTCAATATCTCAGAGACGAGTTATTTGGTTCGCATAaacgaggaagaagaaaccgaTGGCTCGCTCAAGCCGCCCAAGTTTGGCCTCAGATGGTTCACTCCTGTTACTGAG GTTAACCTCTGTGGTCATGCAACATTGGCGGCTGCACACACACTCTTCTCAACTGGTTTAGTAAATTCAGACATTATTGAGTTTTCAACGCTTTCAGGAAAACTAACTGCTAAAAGGGTTCCGGAGGTCAAGCCAAATGGGGTTTCCAATGTCCATAACGGTGAAGCACACGAGAGTTACTTTATTGAATTGGATTTTCCAGCAATCTCGTCGATTGAAGTCGATTCTGCTGATGTTTCATCCGTCTCCAAAGCATTGAATGTTGCTTCTATGATTGACATAAGGATGACTGTCTCAAAGAATTTGGATAATATCTTG GTTGTTCTTCCTTCAGAAAAAGAAGTAATAGATTTTGAACCTAACTTTGATGAGATACGAAAGTGTCCAGGAACTGGGGTAATCATAACTGGAGCACCCCTTGGTGAttcaaagtttgatttttatagCCGATTCTTCTGCCCCAAATATGGGATCAACGAG GACCCTGTATGTGGTAGTGCACATTGTTCCTTGGCAGTCTATTGGGCCAAAAAGTTGGGAAAATCTGATTTTGTGGCTTATATg GCATCACCTAGAAGTGGAATATTGAATATCCATCTAGACGAGCAGAAAAAGAGAGTTCTGTTGCGAGGGAAAGCTATTACAACCATGGAAGGTGTTGTTTTAGTTTGA
- the LOC111806930 gene encoding uncharacterized protein LOC111806930 isoform X3: MFFLGHNDLHQDCSVTNRKTRRWLNDRLLMELVPRLNAEEIRGLFAPPPWGDDVRPTTFSMTNAGDWDKFRSIDMDKEAKFIGVLENSSIKRKGHIDADKVAFLNAWRRIECQTREALRRSFLPELVEAFENSIRSFVLDGSKEDVLTLRVRDPFHRLLLHGVCEFYNLDSVTVPELKNGSSTKMTRVTRKKKALVEIPNITLTHFLKMSKEGTW, translated from the exons ATGTTCTTCTTAGGCCATAATGATCTCCATCAGGACTGTTCT GTTACTAATAGGAAGACTCGTAGATGGTTAAATGATCGTCTTTTGATGGAGCTTGTTCCTCGTTTGAATGCTGAAGAAATTAGAGGCTTGTTTGCTCCACCACCTTGGG GTGACGATGTACGGCCCACAACATTCTCCATGACTAATGCAGGAGACTGGGACAAATTTAGGAGTATTGACATGGATAAAGAG GCTAAGTTCATTGGAGTCTTGGAGAACTCATCCATTAAGAGAAAGGGTCATATTGATGCAGACAAAGTGGCTTTCTTGAATGCCTGGCGCAGAATTGAGTGTCAAACGAGAGAGGCACTTCGCCGTAGCTTTCTTCCAGAGCTTGTCGAAGCTTTTGAG aaTAGCATAAGATCATTCGTTTTGGACGGTAGTAAAGAAGATGTCCTAACGTTGCGGGTTCGAGACCCATTCCACAGATTATTGCTACATGGAGTTTGTGAG TTCTACAATTTGGACTCTGTGACAGTTCCCGAGTTGAAGAACGGCAGCTCTACGAAGATGACTCGGGTaacaaggaagaagaaggccTTGGTCGAGATCCCAAATATTACTCTGacccattttctaaaaatgtCCAAAGAAGGAACATGGTAA
- the LOC111806930 gene encoding uncharacterized protein LOC111806930 isoform X1 translates to MATTDVLKRHENRFTFSSLSDPLKGDMDSRDMSIEKKIEFLESLTGKVTNRKTRRWLNDRLLMELVPRLNAEEIRGLFAPPPWGDDVRPTTFSMTNAGDWDKFRSIDMDKEAKFIGVLENSSIKRKGHIDADKVAFLNAWRRIECQTREALRRSFLPELVEAFENSIRSFVLDGSKEDVLTLRVRDPFHRLLLHGVCEFYNLDSVTVPELKNGSSTKMTRVTRKKKALVEIPNITLTHFLKMSKEGTW, encoded by the exons ATGGCGACCACTGATGTTCTTAAACGACATGAGAATCGCTTTACATTTTCCTCTCTCAGTGATCCACTCAAAG GTGATATGGATTCTCGGGATATGTCAATTGAGAAGAAGATAGAATTTCTGGAGAGCTTAACAGGGAAG GTTACTAATAGGAAGACTCGTAGATGGTTAAATGATCGTCTTTTGATGGAGCTTGTTCCTCGTTTGAATGCTGAAGAAATTAGAGGCTTGTTTGCTCCACCACCTTGGG GTGACGATGTACGGCCCACAACATTCTCCATGACTAATGCAGGAGACTGGGACAAATTTAGGAGTATTGACATGGATAAAGAG GCTAAGTTCATTGGAGTCTTGGAGAACTCATCCATTAAGAGAAAGGGTCATATTGATGCAGACAAAGTGGCTTTCTTGAATGCCTGGCGCAGAATTGAGTGTCAAACGAGAGAGGCACTTCGCCGTAGCTTTCTTCCAGAGCTTGTCGAAGCTTTTGAG aaTAGCATAAGATCATTCGTTTTGGACGGTAGTAAAGAAGATGTCCTAACGTTGCGGGTTCGAGACCCATTCCACAGATTATTGCTACATGGAGTTTGTGAG TTCTACAATTTGGACTCTGTGACAGTTCCCGAGTTGAAGAACGGCAGCTCTACGAAGATGACTCGGGTaacaaggaagaagaaggccTTGGTCGAGATCCCAAATATTACTCTGacccattttctaaaaatgtCCAAAGAAGGAACATGGTAA
- the LOC111806930 gene encoding uncharacterized protein LOC111806930 isoform X4: MATTDVLKRHENRFTFSSLSDPLKGDMDSRDMSIEKKIEFLESLTGKVTNRKTRRWLNDRLLMELVPRLNAEEIRGLFAPPPWGDDVRPTTFSMTNAGDWDKFRSIDMDKEAKFIGVLENSSIKRKGHIDADKVAFLNAWRRIECQTREALRRSFLPELVEAFEFYNLDSVTVPELKNGSSTKMTRVTRKKKALVEIPNITLTHFLKMSKEGTW; this comes from the exons ATGGCGACCACTGATGTTCTTAAACGACATGAGAATCGCTTTACATTTTCCTCTCTCAGTGATCCACTCAAAG GTGATATGGATTCTCGGGATATGTCAATTGAGAAGAAGATAGAATTTCTGGAGAGCTTAACAGGGAAG GTTACTAATAGGAAGACTCGTAGATGGTTAAATGATCGTCTTTTGATGGAGCTTGTTCCTCGTTTGAATGCTGAAGAAATTAGAGGCTTGTTTGCTCCACCACCTTGGG GTGACGATGTACGGCCCACAACATTCTCCATGACTAATGCAGGAGACTGGGACAAATTTAGGAGTATTGACATGGATAAAGAG GCTAAGTTCATTGGAGTCTTGGAGAACTCATCCATTAAGAGAAAGGGTCATATTGATGCAGACAAAGTGGCTTTCTTGAATGCCTGGCGCAGAATTGAGTGTCAAACGAGAGAGGCACTTCGCCGTAGCTTTCTTCCAGAGCTTGTCGAAGCTTTTGAG TTCTACAATTTGGACTCTGTGACAGTTCCCGAGTTGAAGAACGGCAGCTCTACGAAGATGACTCGGGTaacaaggaagaagaaggccTTGGTCGAGATCCCAAATATTACTCTGacccattttctaaaaatgtCCAAAGAAGGAACATGGTAA